The genomic DNA TCCCTGTTCGGTTTTGTAGAAGGTTCGATATGTCTGAACCGAGAGAGAAAGCTCCTGCGACGAAAGCGGACCAGCGCAAAGCCGGCGGAGGGAGTCCTCCAGGCTCAGCCCGGTGGTCGCACGGACGGCGTCGCGATCGGGCGCGCTGAAGCCGTTCGCCTCGAAGGTCCGCTTCATGCACCAGGCAACGTCATCGAGCGTTTCCACGAGCGTTCCGTCGAAATCGGCAATGAGCAAGCGATAGCGGTTGGACATGCCGTCTGCTTCAATAGGGCGCCTCGAAAAATAGGCTGTTGCCTACACCGGTCAAATCAGATTCAAGGTTCTCATGCTCTGAGCGGGGGAGGTTGGCATGGGGCAGCTTGGCTTCTTTGATTTGAACCGGCGCTATGAAAGTCTCAACGAAAAGAACGATCCGCTTGTTGCGATTGCGGCGATGGTTCCGTTCGAATCTTTCCGGCCGAAGCTGAAGGCGGCGCTGATTAAAGGCGAGCTTCGCAGGAGCGAAGCGGAACGCAAGAGTTCGGCGGGACGCAAGCCTTGGGATGAAGTCGTGATCTTCAAGGCGCTGGTGTTGCAGGCGCTCTACAATCTCTCCGACGATCAGGCGGAATACCAGCTTCGTGATCGCTTCTCCTTCATGCGCTTTCTCGGCCTTGGCCTTGAAGACGCGGTTCCCGACGCCAAGACTTTGTGGCTCTATCGCGAGGCGCTGGCCAAGGCGGGCGCGGTGGAAGGGCTGTTCGATCTGTTTGACGGGTTCTTGAAGACCAAGGGCTATCTCGCCAGGGGCGGTCAGATCATCGACGCGACGATCGTGTCGGCGCCCAAGCAACACAATTCGCGCGAGGACAACGAGGCGATCAAGGAAGGCAAGACGCCGGAAGACTGGAAATCCAAGCCGGCCAAGAACCGCCAGAAGGACAAGGACGCGCGCTGGACGAAGAAGCATGAACGCTCGTATTTCGGTTACAAGAACCATATCGGCGTCGACCGCCGCCACAAATTGGTGCGCCGCTACGTGGTGAGCGACGCGAGCGTGCACGACAGTCAAAAGTTCGAAGACATTCTTGATTCGGATAACACGGCTTCGGATGTGTGGGCAGACAGTGCTTATCGCAGCGATGAGATCGAGGAAAAACTCGCCGAGCGCGGCCTGAAGAGCCGCATTCATCGCCGGGCCTATCGCAATCGCAAACTCAGCGAGGCGCAGACGGCCGCCAATACGACACGCTCGAAGGTGCGCGCCCGCGTCGAGCATGTATTTGGGGATCAAAAGAACGGCATGCGAGCCGAACTCGTGCGCACCATCGGCATCGTCCGCGCGCGGTGCAAAATCGGAATGACGAACCTCGTCTACAACATGCGCCGCTTCGTTTGTCTTGAAAGGATGGTGGCTGCGGCTGGCTGAACCGGCGCGCCACGCGTTGGGTCGTGTGAGCTGACCCGATCAAGCTGCTACCTGAGAAGCAGGTGGCGTCAGGCAGCCTCGCTGAGAGGCCAAGGACTGAACGATCTACCGCGCTGCGAACGCGAACGCCGGTCATCAGGCCAAAAGGGGCATATTTTTCGAGGTGCCCAATAGTTTGAGCGTCAAATGTCCACGGGTATGGTGTCCGGGCGCATGGTGGCGCCTGATCGAACTGGCGGGCTCTCGTTCTCCACGTCGGGCTGCGTGTCGCTCCTTTCGTCGCGGGCGTTGGAAGGAGTCACGACCGCCGCCGCCGATGTTTCATTGCCGAGCAGATCGACGAACAGGGCCTTGTCGGCATCGCGGGATAGGAAGGTCGGCAGCTCGCGTTTCACGTAATCACGAAGCGTCGATCCGAAGGCGCGATCGTTTTCGAGACGGTGGAGGAGGAAGGCGCCGCCGAGCAGGACCTTGCGGCGCGTGTCGTTAGTGCGCTGCTGTTTGGAGAGGCGGGCTTGCAGGGATTTCTTCTGCGCTTCGAGTTGGGCGATGCGTTCGGCAATGCTCTTCTTGGCCACGGCTCATTCCTAAAGGTCGAATCTGCGGCGACCGTAACGGGATTTCCCTCGAAGGCCAAGCCATGGTTCATCGTGAATGCGGCGCGGGGTCACATCGTCCGACAGTTTCGCGTCAACAATGCACATTGCCGCCGTGATCAGCAACCGCGCAGCGGCGAACACCTGAGGCAGAACGAGCGCAGCGAGAGATGTTGAAGGGCGCACTTACGAGTTGCTTCGCAACTCAGGCGCTGGTATGGCTGTCAGGCGGCGCGATAGATTCCTAAAGGGATCGGCGCTGCTTGCCAGTGTCATTTGTAGGTGTTTGGTTGAGCGCGTTTCCTTGTCTTCGTTTCCGCACGGTCTCCCTTGGCGATCTATCATCTCTCCATGAAGCCGATCTCGCGGGCGTCGGGGCGCAGCAGCGTGGCGGCGGCGGCTTATCGCGCGGGTGAGAAGCTCACCAACGAACGCGACGGGCTGACGCACGACTTCACAAGGCGAGAGGGCGTCGAACACGCGCAGATCGTGATTCCGCAGGGCTCGGAGGCGGAATGGGCTTTGGATCGTTCGGCCTTGTGGAACGCCGCCGAGCAGGCGGACAAGCGCAAGGACGCGCGGGTGGCGCGCGAATTCGAGATCGCACTGCCGCATGAGCTTTCCGCCGAGCGGCGTCTGGAATTGACGCGAGCGTTCGCGCAAGGGCTCGCCGATCGCTACAGGACGGCAGTCGATTTTGCGATTCATGCTCCGCACGGGGCCACTGACGTTCGCAATCATCACGCGCATCTCATGATGACGACGCGGGCTGTGAGCGCGGAAGGATTGGGCGAGAAGACGGCGATCGAGCGAGAGAACAAATGGCTTGCCGCGCACGCTATGGCGAGTTCGCAGGTTCAGCTTCGAGAAATCCGCCAGGCGTGGGAGCAGGTCGCCAACGAACATCTGGCGCAGGCGGGGTTCGAGATTCGGATCGATCACCGCTCGCATCAGGAGCGGGGGCTCGAGATCGAGCCGACCGAGCATATGGGGGTGCATGCGACGCAGATGGAGCGGCGCGGCAAGGATGTTTCGCGCACGCGGCTGGATAGAGAGGCGGCGCGGCGCAACGCGGAGCTGATCCGGCAGAAGCCGGAACAGGTTCTGTCGATTGTGACGGGCGAAAGGAGCGTGTTCGACCGGCGCGACGTGGCGCGCGCGCTGCATCGCTATATCGACGGGGCGGAAGAATTCCAGAACGCCTTCGCCAAGGTGATGGGCTCGCCGGCGCTGGTCGAATTACAGGCCGAACGGCGAGGGCCGGACGGAAGCGTCATTGAGGCTGCGCGCTATTCGACGCGGGAGATGGTCGAGATCGAGCGCGGGATGGCGGAGAGCGCCGGCCGCTTGGTCGAAGCGCGCGAACATGGCGCAGCGTGGCGGCATGTCGAGGCCGCTTTGGCGGCACGGCCGTTTCTTTCTGGGGAGCAGCGGGAGGCTGTGCGCCATGTCACGGGGGAGGCGCGCCTCGCCGTCGTCGTCGGGCTGGCCGGGGCCGGCAAATCGACGATGCTTTCGGCGGCGCGGGAGGCGTGGGAGGCCGAGGGTTATCGCGTGCATGGGGCGGCGCTCGCCGGCAAGGCGGCGGAGGGGCTGGCGGAATCGTCGGGCATCGCCGCGCGCACCTTGGCGTCATGGGAGCATGGCTGGCAGAACGGGCGCGGCGAACTCTCCAAGGGCGACGTTCTGGTGATCGACGAGGCTGGAATGGTCTCGTCGCGGCAGCTGGCGCGGTTCGTGGGCGAAGCCGAGCGGGTGGGGGCGAAAATCGTGCTCGTCGGCGACCCTGAGCAGTTGCAGCCGATCCAGGCCGGGGCGGCGTTCCGGGCGGTGGCCGAGCGGGTGGGCTTCGTCGAACTGGAAGGGGTTCGCCGGCAAACGGCGGACTGGCAGCGGCAGGCGGCGGTGGATTTCGCGCGGCATCGGACGGCGGCGGGGCTCGCGGCCTACA from Candidatus Rhodoblastus alkanivorans includes the following:
- a CDS encoding IS5 family transposase; amino-acid sequence: MGQLGFFDLNRRYESLNEKNDPLVAIAAMVPFESFRPKLKAALIKGELRRSEAERKSSAGRKPWDEVVIFKALVLQALYNLSDDQAEYQLRDRFSFMRFLGLGLEDAVPDAKTLWLYREALAKAGAVEGLFDLFDGFLKTKGYLARGGQIIDATIVSAPKQHNSREDNEAIKEGKTPEDWKSKPAKNRQKDKDARWTKKHERSYFGYKNHIGVDRRHKLVRRYVVSDASVHDSQKFEDILDSDNTASDVWADSAYRSDEIEEKLAERGLKSRIHRRAYRNRKLSEAQTAANTTRSKVRARVEHVFGDQKNGMRAELVRTIGIVRARCKIGMTNLVYNMRRFVCLERMVAAAG
- the traA gene encoding Ti-type conjugative transfer relaxase TraA, which produces MAIYHLSMKPISRASGRSSVAAAAYRAGEKLTNERDGLTHDFTRREGVEHAQIVIPQGSEAEWALDRSALWNAAEQADKRKDARVAREFEIALPHELSAERRLELTRAFAQGLADRYRTAVDFAIHAPHGATDVRNHHAHLMMTTRAVSAEGLGEKTAIERENKWLAAHAMASSQVQLREIRQAWEQVANEHLAQAGFEIRIDHRSHQERGLEIEPTEHMGVHATQMERRGKDVSRTRLDREAARRNAELIRQKPEQVLSIVTGERSVFDRRDVARALHRYIDGAEEFQNAFAKVMGSPALVELQAERRGPDGSVIEAARYSTREMVEIERGMAESAGRLVEAREHGAAWRHVEAALAARPFLSGEQREAVRHVTGEARLAVVVGLAGAGKSTMLSAAREAWEAEGYRVHGAALAGKAAEGLAESSGIAARTLASWEHGWQNGRGELSKGDVLVIDEAGMVSSRQLARFVGEAERVGAKIVLVGDPEQLQPIQAGAAFRAVAERVGFVELEGVRRQTADWQRQAAVDFARHRTAAGLAAYTERGAVRFAETRDDAVSAIVRDVVQDMRERPDGSRLVLAHRRADVRALNAAIREARQDAGALARGAEAGEVSFSTNDGERKFVAGDRVIFLE